From the genome of Candidatus Methylomirabilis sp., one region includes:
- a CDS encoding xanthine dehydrogenase family protein subunit M codes for MIPAAFEYHRPRTLQEAVSLLAQKGEEAKVLAGGHSLLPLMKLRLARPAALIDLGRIPELAAIREADGAVRIGPMVTHAALAASEVLRRRFTALSEAAGLIGDPQVRHRGTLGGSLAHADPAADHPAPILAFEAEVRVVGPKGERTIPAGDFFVDMLTTALRPEELIAEIRLPAPPAGTGSAYAKFPHPASRFAVAGVAAAVTLEKGTVRRARIGVTGAAAKPSRARTAEAALEGGAATAERIAAAAAKAADGLTCLEDLVASAEYRAHLVTVMARRALEAAVRRAGGA; via the coding sequence ATGATCCCGGCGGCGTTCGAGTACCATCGGCCCCGGACTCTCCAGGAGGCGGTTTCCCTCCTGGCGCAGAAGGGCGAGGAGGCGAAGGTCCTGGCGGGGGGCCACAGCCTCCTGCCCCTGATGAAGCTCCGTCTCGCGAGGCCCGCCGCCCTCATCGACCTGGGGCGGATCCCGGAGCTGGCAGCCATCCGGGAGGCGGACGGGGCCGTCCGGATCGGCCCCATGGTGACCCACGCGGCGCTCGCCGCCTCGGAGGTGCTGCGCCGCCGCTTCACGGCCCTCAGCGAAGCGGCCGGCCTCATCGGCGACCCTCAGGTCCGCCACCGCGGCACGCTGGGAGGGAGCCTGGCCCACGCCGATCCGGCGGCGGACCACCCGGCCCCGATCCTGGCGTTCGAGGCCGAGGTCCGGGTCGTCGGGCCCAAGGGCGAGCGGACGATCCCGGCCGGCGACTTCTTCGTTGACATGCTGACGACGGCCTTGCGGCCCGAGGAGCTCATCGCCGAGATCCGGCTGCCGGCGCCGCCCGCCGGGACCGGGAGCGCCTACGCCAAGTTCCCCCACCCCGCCTCCCGCTTCGCCGTCGCCGGCGTGGCGGCCGCCGTCACCCTGGAAAAGGGGACCGTGCGGCGCGCCCGGATCGGCGTCACGGGGGCCGCCGCGAAGCCGTCGCGCGCCCGGACCGCCGAGGCGGCGCTCGAGGGAGGGGCGGCCACGGCGGAGCGCATCGCGGCGGCGGCGGCGAAGGCGGCCGACGGCCTGACGTGCCTGGAGGACCTGGTGGCCTCAGCGGAGTACCGGGCCCACCTCGTCACCGTCATGGCCCGGCGGGCCCTCGAGGCCGCCGTCCGGCGCGCCGGCGGAGCGTAG